From the genome of Miscanthus floridulus cultivar M001 chromosome 10, ASM1932011v1, whole genome shotgun sequence, one region includes:
- the LOC136489401 gene encoding BTB/POZ and MATH domain-containing protein 1-like: MPISSASAVGTGVAATGGTPPEQSASCIVAKTAAGLHMHMLTIDGYSRIKDGSDRRKSITSVTVYKVLHCEDRDVPSRLVAVPLPDMGVHLGRLLSSGVGADLTFVVAGETFAAHRYILAVRSPVLLEEIVSGCLTKRMEARVFKALLHYIYTDSLPEIDEGETTDMARHLIAAADRYSLDRLKLICEDMLCRCIDTSTVAATLALAEEYKCHGLKKACVQFLMSGSNLKAAMAAGGFEHLRSSCPSVPKELLAVVERG, from the coding sequence ATGCCGATCTCCTCCGCGTCTGCCGTCGGAACCGGCGTTGCTGCCACTGGCGGCACACCGCCAGAGCAGAGCGCGTCGTGCATCGTCGCCAAGACTGCGGCGGGGTTGCACATGCACATGCTCACCATCGACGGCTACTCGCGGATCAAGGACGGCAGCGACCGCCGGAAGTCGATCACGTCCGTCACCGTGTACAAGGTGCtccactgcgaggaccgcgatgTGCCCTCGCGCCTCGTCGCTGTGCCGCTGCCCGACATGGGCGTGCACCTCGGCCGCCTCCTCTCCAGCGGTGTCGGGGCCGACCTCACGTTCGTTGTCGCCGGGGAGACGTTCGCCGCGCACAGGTACATACTCGCCGTCCGGTCACCGGTCCTTCTGGAGGAGATTGTTTCTGGTTGTCTGACGAAGAGAATGGAAGCAAGGGTGTTCAAGGCGTTGCTCCACTACATCTACACTGACTCTCTGCCGGAGATAGATGAGGGTGAGACGACGGACATGGCGCGGCATCTGATCGCTGCGGCGGACAGATATAGTCTTGACAGGCTCAAGCTGATTTGCGAAGACATGCTTTGCCGCTGTATTGACACAAGTACAGTGGCGGCCACCTTGGCCCTTGCTGAAGAGTATAAGTGTCATGGGCTTAAGAAGGCATGCGTCCAATTTCTCATGTCTGGTAGTAATCTCAAGGCTGCCATGGCGGCTGGTGGCTTTGAGCATTTGAGAAGCAGTTGTCCATCGGTTCCCAAGGAGCTGCTCGCCGTGGTAGAACGCGGCTGA
- the LOC136489402 gene encoding BTB/POZ and MATH domain-containing protein 1-like — translation MFIHRRSQLEGSAAYLRDDCIRIRCDVVVSAKEIISTADVPPPDVGLDILQLLWDGEGSDVSFEVASETFRAHRYILAARSPVFMAELYGPMKETTETCVRIHDMEARVFKLLLHFVYTDWLPEMDEGVIVVMSQHLLVAADRYGLERLKLNCEHNLCCRINTSTVASTLALAEQHGCQGLKKACVQFLKSSRNLKAAMATDGFEHLTTSCPNVLEELLAMVAP, via the exons ATGTTCATCCACAGGAGGAGCCAGCTAGAGGGCTCGGCGGCCTACCTTAGGGACGACTGCATCAGGATCAGGTGCGACGTCGTCGTCTCCGCCAAGGAGATCATCAGCACCGCGGA CGTGCCGCCGCCGGACGTGGGCCTGGATATTCTCCAGCTCCTCTGGGATGGAGAGGGGTCGGACGTCTCCTTCGAAGTTGCCAGCGAGACGTTCCGCGCGCATAGGTACATACTCGCTGCCCGGTCGCCGGTGTTCATGGCGGAGCTCTACGGCCCAATGAAGGAAACGACTGAAACTTGCGTACGGATTCACGACATGGAGGCAAGAGTGTTCAAACTCTTGCTGCACTTCGTGTACACGGACTGGCTGCCTGAGATGGACGAGGGTGTTATCGTAGTCATGTCGCAGCATTTACTCGTCGCTGCAGATAGATATGGTCTCGAGAGGTTGAAGCTAAACTGCGAGCACAACCTTTGCTGCCGTATCAACACAAGTACTGTAGCATCTACGTTGGCATTGGCTGAACAGCATGGTTGCCAGGGCCTTAAGAAAGCATGCGTCCAATTTCTGAAGTCAAGTAGGAATTTGAAGGCTGCAATGGCGACCGATGGTTTTGAGCATTTGACGACCAGCTGTCCTAACGTTCTTGAGGAACTGCTGGCCATGGTTGCTCCATGA